From Oryza sativa Japonica Group chromosome 4, ASM3414082v1, one genomic window encodes:
- the LOC107278224 gene encoding aspartic proteinase nepenthesin-1, whose product MQHAAASVLMLLAMTIYNCDSANLRLQLSHVDAGRGLTHWELLRRMAQRSKARATHLLSAQAQSAGRGRSASAPVNPGAYDDGFPTTEYLVHLAAGTPRQEVQLTLDTGSDIAWTQCKRCPASACFNQTLPLFDPSASSASPLGRRRGSYRCRSTPRSSNSGTSITSLPPRTYRAVREEFAAQVKLPVVPGNATDPFTCFSAPLRGPKPDVPTMALHFEGATMRLPQENYVFEVVDDDDAGNSSRIICLAVIEGGEIILGNFQQQNMHVLYDLQNSKLSFVPAQCDQL is encoded by the exons ATGCAACATGCTGCTGCGAGTGTCCTGATGCTACTTGCAATGACTATCTACAACTGTGACTCGGCAAATCTGAGGCTGCAGCTCTCGCATGTGGACGCCGGCCGTGGACTCACCCACTGGGAGCTTCTGCGCCGCATGGCGCAGCGCAGCAAGGCCCGGGCCACTCATCTACTCTCTGCTCAAGCTCAATCGGCCGGCCGTGGCCGCTCGGCGAGCGCCCCCGTGAACCCGGGAGCCTACGACGATGGCTTCCCCACCACGGAATACCTGGTGCACCTGGCCGCCGGCACGCCGCGGCAGGAGGTGCAGCTGACGCTCGACACGGGCAGCGACATCGCCTGGACCCAGTGCAAGCGCTGCCCGGCCTCCGCTTGCTTCAACCAGACCCTTCCTCTCTTCGACCCCTCCGCTTCGTC GGCATCACCGTTGGGTCGTCGAAGAGGCAGCTACCGGTGCCGGAGCACGCCGCGATCATCGAACTCCGGCACGTCCATCacttcgctgccgccgcgcaCCTACCGGGCCGTCCGCGAAGAGTTCGCCGCGCAGGTGAAGCTTCCCGTGGTGCCCGGCAACGCCACGGATCCCTTCACCTGCTTCTCCGCGCCGCTGCGGGGGCCGAAGCCGGACGTGCCGACGATGGCGCTGCACTTTGAGGGCGCGACGATGCGCCTGCCCCAGGAGAACTACGTGTTCGAGgttgtcgacgacgacgacgcgggtaATAGTAGCCGCATCATCTGCCTTGCTGTTATTGAAGGCGGCGAGATCATATTAGGCAACTTCCAGCAGCAGAACATGCACGTACTCTACGATCTGCAGAACAGCAAGCTGTCCTTCGTCCCTGCTCAGTGCGACCAACTTTAG